CCATTCATATCGTGGCCGAAGCCGATTCTCAACAGATGGACATAGTGCAGCTTCGCGTGCAATCGGAAATGGAGCGTTTATCCGTCGCGGCTAACCGGCTGGCCTGTCGAGCATGAGTGGCAACGCCGTTGCTTATACCGCGACGCCCACGCTATCGAGCGGAACTCCATATCCACCGGAACTGCGTTGCCTCACTGCTAACGCCACCTTATTGCGGCGCAAGCCCCTTCAAGTACGTGCCGTAGCCGATGATCACGGTGGACAGAATCAAAGTGGTAATGCCAATGGCGATTAGAGTGTGGGCCTTCACGCTGGCGCCTTTCCATTCGTGCAGAATCCAACCCCACATGGTGCTGAAAATAATGATACTGGCCATGTGCAACGTCCAGGAGGCAAAGCTGTAGCGGCCCATTTGCGTTTCGCCCATGGTGTAAAAGAAGAACTGGAAGTACCAGGTGGTGCCGGCAATCGCGGAGAACAAATAATTGCTCAGCAAGGGAATTTTGGGATTGTATTTGGCCGCGGATTGCTGCTCGTGCCCCTGAGGATCGTTAGCGAACAAATGGGTGTGGTGGTCGCGAACGCTGTCGCCCAGGTACTGGTACACCGAGCGATTTTTGATGTTCAAAATGGCGCACCAGACGAAGTTGGTGGTGAAGCCGCCCCACAGCAGAACCACCAACTTGGGCAATCCGGTCCAAAGTTTCGAAGTGCCGGCTTCGGCCGAGGCTTCGCTGATCGGTTTGGCAGCGGTCAGGGCGAAGGAAAAGCAGGCGCTCATGATGCCTGAAAACGTCGCCACCACAATTCCTTTTTTGAAATTGAACTCAGTAATGACCGCCGTTTTTGCATCCTCGGGCATTTCCCGTTCCTTGGTCAGACCGGCGTAAGCGGCAATCAAAATGCCCATCAGGCAAACAAAAACGCCAAACAGCGTAATTTGCCCGGGCGTGGTCGCGGCAATTTGCTGGATGGTTTCGTCCACCGGCACGGCTGGCACAAAAGCTTTGAAGATCGGCGGCAGCAAGGTGCCAAAGGCGGCGCAGTACCCCAGCGCGACGCCCATGCCAAGCGACATGCCCAAATACCGCATGGTGAGTCCGAACGTCAGCCCGCCAAAGCCCCACAGCACTCCAAAAAAATAGGTCCAGAA
The sequence above is a segment of the Pirellulales bacterium genome. Coding sequences within it:
- the rhaT gene encoding L-rhamnose/proton symporter RhaT, with the translated sequence MNPFLGVFFHWLGGLASGSFYVPFRAVKNWSWETYWLVGGFFSWIICPMIFAVCLTNGTFSVIRQQSAQTLFWTYFFGVLWGFGGLTFGLTMRYLGMSLGMGVALGYCAAFGTLLPPIFKAFVPAVPVDETIQQIAATTPGQITLFGVFVCLMGILIAAYAGLTKEREMPEDAKTAVITEFNFKKGIVVATFSGIMSACFSFALTAAKPISEASAEAGTSKLWTGLPKLVVLLWGGFTTNFVWCAILNIKNRSVYQYLGDSVRDHHTHLFANDPQGHEQQSAAKYNPKIPLLSNYLFSAIAGTTWYFQFFFYTMGETQMGRYSFASWTLHMASIIIFSTMWGWILHEWKGASVKAHTLIAIGITTLILSTVIIGYGTYLKGLAPQ